The sequence AACTTTATACAAACAGGATCCTTCTAGAGCTACcttcaaagcattctctggagggttctGCAAGGTTCCGGGTTTatggctaagaaagtattcaacCCAAGAGtgattttattaaaaatgagactatcatgtgacgtcatctcctctGCATAACAGGTACATATTTATAACCATGACAAGAAGACAAATCAAACCGTACCACACATTACATAGGTAAGAGGTGTCAAGGatagatatccatttgtcgctcaaatttaggattaagaCTGTCATATTTAGTCTCGTTGCGTCCGCCATGAGCGCCTGAATCCtttgatgtgactcacgtgtgtccAAGTAatacagaagggaagttatgagtgcgtttagaTATTGAGAAGTTTAAACGTTGTTTTTAGAGGTTTTTTTGCGgtcgtaaaactgtcaatctaacAGCTGATTTACGATGGGGAGGGGTTTATGTTTTTTCCATGGGGAAAGAATGTACCTAAAGCTTAGCAAGggtttatgaaaatcagattttcAACAGAGGCGAGTCTCAATTTTGCACCAGTGACCTCTGGGAGAAAACATGACACATGGTAATGTATCAGGTTTTCTTAGATGTTATATAaccttttattttgagaaactgttctgcatctattgtaattgtatgttcttgtaatgtttatttctgtaatctaagcactgtctttatgtatattaaaacatttaataagtaatgctttgggctctgaatgaactgttgcacactGGAGAAagtttacattttcagacacattttgttaaagtgcatagttttttctttaataaacaggaaCCTGGGACCCTAGCAGATATTAATTTGACAACTTTTATTTGCATAACTATCTCGGGTTGTGGCAGCATATAGATATGATTggaattgagtaaggggttaatattaactcattggatgCACCTTGCGCAGGCAAAAGgcaagttggctagagtagccgtgtgcattaaccctggttgcatatctaagtcacgtgccaacttgtgtgctgttcgtgaccggtggtatatggggacagattgggggagatattgttcatttgaaggACCTTCGCGCAGGTGAAAAGTGGGGCAGCatgtgagctgtgtattaacccgtgTCCCGCGTGCAGGTCATGTGCTCACGTGTCATATGTGACAGTTTATATtggtatatttattattattattaatcgtGAAAAGCCTCATTTCTCCCACCACTGCTTGTAGCATCTAGTGTCTCAAATTAGGGGGGAAAACAACAGGTGTGATTACATTGCAAGTGCTCGGAGGAATTAAATGAATGACTGGTGTTAATTTCTTTGCAGGAGTTTGCCACTTTCATTTGAGATGCTAATGACGACAGAAATAAGACATGTCGTCAGATATCTGTTCTCACTGAGCCGGGTACAACACCTGGTGAAAGGGTGAGGTGAAAGGGTGAGGGGAATGGACaggtataaatgtatgtatgtttaatgATATAGCGCCATACAGGTCCATAGCAGTTTACAgtgcacgtgacataatattacaACACAATAGGAATAAGCGCATCGAACATAAAACAAAAggccagaagagcttacaatctaactggtaagtggggagaacttacagagacagtaggagggtgtcctggtaagtgcgtctgcagggggccaaggtcagtgcctccgagatgtacagtatgcgtgAGAAGTGATACTGTTCCCCCACATCACAGCATAACTCAAGGGTGGGCAAcatcctcaaggaccaccaacaggtcgtgttttcaggatatcccagcttcagcacaggtggctcaattaagcaacctttgctgaagcagagatatcctgaaaacctggcccttgaggactggagttgccgacCCCTGGTAGAACTCATAATAATCACAGAGTTACCACAGGATTCAATATATCCCAACATACCGCACTGCAGGGAACACAGaaacctgctacatctgtatgtagccCTAAAGATCAAGTCAGATAATAATGCAGATTTTGCCACCAGCTATGACAATTGCTCCACTGCAAGTACAGGTTAGTGGACGATATTGGAGAGACTGGATTGAGGTTGGGAAGCAGTGCTAATGTGAATAGGTTTTCTTTATCCTTCATAGTAAGCCTGAAAAGAGATTTCTGGTACATCATACTCACCGATATATATTCCATGCGGCTACAGGTAAGTTTAGGAGGAAGATGAACCAGTGCAATGAAACGAGCATTAACACAGACACAAGTGTATGGCCAATTAACTCAGGGAGCACCCACTGCAAGAAAAGAAACAATTCAGTCAGACatttttacagtactgtatagaagacaatGGTTACAACAAAAGCAGCATGTCTATCATAACCAACTAAGGCACCTATTCGATAATGATTGTATCTCTGTACATCAGCGTGTTTCtgtatatgtctgtatgtctAATGTATGCGTTTTATTTTTTGTCCCCCAGCACATTGAAGGTTACAGACCATGCTCCCTGTTGGGGGctacatatccaagtagttgttCGGCTAAACTAGTGAAATTAACACCTCATTCAGGATTGTATTTCATATTTTGGTGCAGCTTATCAGTACAGAGATTCGATATGTGACCCCCCATAAGGGGAATTGGCTGGTAGGGTTTAAGCCAACGtgggagaaaaaaacaaaaacaactggCCTGACAGAATGTACAGGCCATTTAGAAGGACAATGTGCGGGCttcagagacactaacccagggGTCTCAGACTCCAACCCCAAGGGCCATGAACAGGCCAGCTTTTgtagatgtccctgcttcagcacaggtggctcatgtTAAGTGTACATGTAGCCGTTTGGAAAGTTATCTTTATCCTTGGGAACTAGTGCCGCTTACAAGCCATTTTCTACATTCTCCCTGAACAATGTCCCCATTGTCATCATAGCGTGACTGCAACCTTTTATGAGCCTTCTACTTCACCACCGCCAACCCCCCATAACCCTACTCCAACTTTTATTTCCCACCTACCCACCCGGAACCACTATGTTTTATTGCACACACCCCACTCCCAACCTGGCTAATCCCAGCACCAGAACAGAGATCAACACATGAAAGAGACGAACTGTACCTTATTTAATTTGGAGCAGCACGAGCGAGCATTGATGTAGTCACATTCTAAGTCTGATAGAGTGATTATCTAGGGCTCAGGCTAAGGAAAATGTTACGTTCATCTTATCTATGGAAAATAACTGGGCAAACTATGAGGAGAAATATCAGTCTAAGGTGCAAAGGCTGCAAACGGTTATAAAATGTAGTAATAGGAACGACGCGTATCCCTTCAACGTGTGATGTACTCGTACTCAACCAAGTGCAGTAAAGGACGTCCCACGCTATGAATCAACAGCTTCCATTTCCGACATTTCTTAGATGTTAAAAATGTGGCATGGGGATTTTTATAGGAAtaacataaaaaaacaataaatgaatGAAAGACTAAAGACCCATGTTTGGCATGGTGTGAAGCCTTTttccccagtgctggagaagatattcgttccattcatttcaatggagcTGAACTCTTGCTCAGCACCTTGAAGCAGCATTACAgcatatagcaggggtgcgcaaactgggggtgtggAATTTcctaggggggggcgcagcggttgcacagccccgtgctcttccccatggcatgtaaattaaatgccggggaggcgCGAGgactctgcaacttcccttacctgctctcagctggGACTTCAGTGACGCAaccgccatgacaacgcgacggGGGTTAAATGGCAACGAGTCACATGACGTCGTGGAGCCCGcgtgcaggtgaggggggggagggcggcacagggaagggggagcacagagaggggtgagCGTTGACTGACaagtttgcccacccctggcaAATAGAATAGTTGTCTTAATACAAAATAGCACATGAACCGCATTTATCATGATTTTCCATCAGAGGTGGCCAACGCCAGACCTCAAGGGctacccaaacaggtcaggttttcaggatatcccagcttcagcacaggtggatcaatcgaAGACTgggcctctaattgagccacctgtgctgaagcagagatcctgaaaacctgacctgttggtgggtcttgagTTCGCTATCCCCGATTTACACGCTACATAATGTTAGCAAGTCTCTCGCTTCACGGAAGAAGTTCACAATTAAGAGAAATACTATTATTGTACATCAGTatattaaaaatttttttttaacatatacagTCAACATAGCAATGCTAATAAGAACTTGGTCATAAACATTAACATGCTACAGCAATATTTTGGCCTGTTCCTGGTCACTTATCAGCaaatcgtaaaaaaaaaaaaaatgtagaggAACAAACCATCAGTATCGTCCACAATGTAATCATCATATATACGGTATTAATATAACCTCAGAGAGTGGAAACGTAGCCCCCAGCACTAAAATGTACACAGGGTCTTCACTTAACTGCTTTCATTCAGCCAACATATTTATTGTGAAATCATCCATCTGTTTTAAAGTCCTGAATACTATTCTGCCGTCTTCCTCACGAATGGGATACAACCTCACTACCTCAAAGGGTTTAAGCTCTGAAACACACCATAGTAAACATGACTAAATACAAATGTTTTCACCTGTCACAAGTGAATTTAATGTCAATAATACACTGAATGCAGGAACAGGTTTAACGTCTACAAATTCAACTCCGGCAATATGCAATAACCCTCTGGCCCAGGCGCACTAAATGCAGCTAAAGTTTACCACACCTTATTTCTCATTCGCTTGAAGCAGTCTTCAGGTCTGGCACTAATCATAATCTGGGTTTGATAACTTTAGATCATATAAATCGCTTTCTTCTAAAAGGGGACAAAGCACTTCAGTGCATGATACACAGCATTTCGCAGCCACAATAAGCCCgagcccgcagagcttacaatctatgtttggtgcggaggcacagggagataaagtgacttgctcaaggtcacagaGGCGACACAGGATCTAACCCAGGGtcccctgcttcagtcagcgtctttactcactggaCCACTCCCCAAGCCTAATGTACAAAAATAATAGTGTCAACCCTACAAACATAATGGATGTCATCGTCATCCTCCACCCCTGTGCTAAACATGGAGTTTATAAGTTCTTGTTCATccctgtttaaagcagcaatactactttaaaacttgtttttcttcatttttttattatttgcttGGAAGGTGCCATAGAAATCAATAGATGCTTTAAAATccattaaaatggcattgagttgaataaaaataaaataaaaaagtcactttaatttaatactacagaacttatttcatttttttaaacccCATAAGATTTGACGTTTTTTCCGCTTTAACCGGCAGCGGGATAAATAAAAGGCCTTCTCAGCCTAACCCTTGTTCTAACCAACACCGTGAGAGTGCTAATAATCTAGGAGAAACCCATTGCCGGCTAAATAAGGGAGACGGAGGGGGTTATCTGCTGGATAAACAGACCCTTTATCAGCTCGGGAATGCCAGTCACATGCCAAGATATGCCAATTATGGGGCAATAGGGTACAGAAAAGTAGAAAGTCAAGTCCGCCACCTCCAAAAAGGTGCCAGGCACAAGTGCTGCTCTAATCACTTATTGTCCAACTTCAGATCAGGCGTTACTGCAGCCCTTCAGGATTATGCTACCTGGTGGTAACCACACTCCAAGATTTCTTCTTTGCTTTAATGATATACATTATTGAAGATACGTTTGACAGCACTGCAAATGGACATCCATAATGTTAACTAAAAAAAACCTAAACAGCAAAGTAATGAAGACTGTGGGGGTCTTGCATTAAAGTGCGGTAGTGTCAAATGGGGCACTACCTCACAGAAACTCCTATTCAAGACATTGGGTGTTTCAGTGTGACAGTACCCCGATAAGCAGCACCGCAAATTAAGGAATACCTCCCCCACCAATGGCTCTTAGGTCAGTCCAACGAGGAAAGGCCATCACAGCGATTCCAAAGCTCCAGTGATCAGGGTGCAAGTAATTAACGAGATTACAGAAAACATTgccacaaaaataataataatagtactaGCGATCTTTCTACACTGAAATCATTCACTGAAATCATTTATTCTTTCCCTCACACACGAGTTGATAATCAGTGTGTCAGCTAAGTGGTTAATGGCGGGGGGGTCAGTGGAAGTGACAATGGGGGAGGTGGTCAGTGGAAGTGTCAATGGGGTGGTCAGTGGAGGTGACATGGGAAGGGGGTCAGTGGaggtgacatgggaggggggtcagtggaggtgacatgggaggggggtcagtggaggtgacatgggaggggggtcagtggaggtgacatgggaggggggtcagtggaggtgacatgggaggggggtcagtggaggtgacatgggaggggggtcagtggaggtgacatgggagggggtcagTGGaggtgacatgggagggggtcagTGGaggtgacatgggagggggtcagTGGaggtgacatgggagggggtcagTGGaggtgacatgggagggggtcagTGGaggtgacatgggaggggggtcagtggaggtgacatgggaggggggtcagtggaggtgacatgggaggggggtcagtggaggtgacatgggagggggtcagTGGAGGTGGCATGGGAGGGGGTCAGTGGaggtgacatgggagggggccagtggaggtgacatgggagggggtcagTGGaggtgacatgggagggggtcagTGGaggtgacatgggagggggtcagTGGaggtgacatgggagggggtcagTGGaggtgacatgggagggggtcagTGGaggtgacatgggagggggtcagTGGaggtgacatgggagggggtcagTGGaggtgacatgggagggggtcagTGGaggtgacatgggagggggtcagTGGaggtgacatgggagggggtcagTGGaggtgacatgggaggggggtcagtggaggtgacatgggagggggtcagTGGaggtgacatgggagggggtcagTGGaggtgacatgggaggggggtcagtggaggtgacatgggagggggtcagTGGaggtgacatgggagggggtcagTGGaggtgacatgggagggggtcagTGGaggtgacatgggagggggtcagTGGaggtgacatgggagggggtcagtggaggtgacaatggggggggggacgactatGTAATGTGTCACTGAGGCACCAGTAATTGATACACCCCCCCAGGTCTCTCACATCCCAGAAGAACCCACCACAACCCCCCCGCAGGCCGCCTCCCCGCAAAGGATACGAAGTACACGGAGAGAAAGATGAGCGCGCAGCAATCAACGAGCGAGAAGATGAAAAGCGCGGCCTCCATCGCGCCACCTCCGCCTCCCGCTCCCCCTGCGCACGTCACAGTCCCACCCGCGTCACAAGGCCTGACGAcatggagatgaggggaggggagtggcGAAGTCGTAGAACTAGCGCGACTAACGGGCCGCAATGCctgctgggaaatgtagttctcaCGGCGGGAGGACCACGTGACTTGGCGCTTCAGCCCGTTCAGCACTCAGCAGAGACCTTAATGCTGTAGCATAAACCTCCCTCGGTGCTGGATGGGCCGGCGCGGTGCTGCGGCTTCTCTGTCCTATGAGAGATAAACATGAGACTATTACGCTTAGGCTCCGCTTATactgccggcgacagcgacgcaacgtcgcgtcaaaaacaaatgcattgtcgccgtcggtgcttaggccgcgcttatagtgccggcgacgcaaacGATGACGTCGCCtgtcgccattgcgaaagttgcaTTTCAaatttaggctgcggtcccactacTACCGTGCGCTGTGCGATCAAGTCCCGCCCCATcagttcctaccttgtcgcgcacctttccccagcggtgcgcgacaggttttcaggcagggaGGGGAAATTGAGATAGGCATTTGCGACgaaggcgtggccacgcccccgccggcggttcagccaatgagggcgaaccagccgcgggacgtcatggccaagcccccgcaaacctaccgcctcgccccctcccgtcgcaaacgttATCTCTCCCCTCAGATGGCGGTGTAGCGCTGTggacgcgccccccccccgcctggctcgcgtgccacagtgctgactggggactcagccttagggctggaccccgctggctactgcagcgtccgccacgagagccctcccctcaatggcgccgggcccgctgcgagggggggccgcagtgcTGTGGAGCGAGTTgctattgagagcaggactcgctacggagcgctaagccacgcccccggcggttcagccaatgagggcgaacctgccgggtgatgtcatggccgcgcccccatcgcTCCCTCGCCATGCCCCCCCGGTCTTTTGGtctggggaatcggctgcacgtgcTGCCAGTCtaagtctcgcgggcgcgcgtgcagcggaggtactggggccttaCACTTAGGCGACattgctggctacaaggccagtgacgtcataaagggggaaggcagaggcacagagaagctctctgattggccgcaaggggagaccgtcaccgaaaaaatcaaatatcagtgactaccagatttttggtagcattGTCGATCCGTCACTGTCACGTGCAATATAAGCGCCGACGACcgacaatacatttgttttgacgcgacagtCGCGTTGCCGTCAccggcacaataagcgcagccttataatGGGCGCGAccaagcgacagcgctaccaaaaatctggtagtcactgttatttgattttttcggtGACGGCCCCCCCTTgtggccaatcgggagcttctccgtccctctgccttccccttttatgacgtcactgtccttgtagccagcgacgtcgcctaaacttcaaATACAACTATcgcgacggctgacgtcatcggtcgccgtcgccggcactattaagAGCAGCTTATAAAGCAACTATGCAGCAACAACAAGAACACATTATTCTTCCTGGTACAATAATGTCATGAATAAACATTAGCAACATAAAGAAGGTGTTTATTAACACATTGTACAGAATATAGGGCGAACAGGTTCTAGGTCTGCCTTGGATCCGTTTGTACATATTGAAATATTAATATAATTAAATGTTGAACACACAtgcccagctagctcaaactcttacacccaccacatcatgaatatactgtatatgtcaaaaagagtgctactgggcgtggcaagtgtatacaacaagagacaggggtgcccaatactacatccaattgacaaaacatataaagtttaaatacttcaataataataatattaacttggttatttagataaaccctttggccaaaacgtcataagcctgcataccaacgtcatggtataaccaaaatgaatgcaggtcctacactgcactgtgaacccttccctttacctctgtatgaggggaaagaaccatagtaggtcctgttctttgcagcaaagtgaaaagacctcccaagttaaaaaggtgaggaggagtgagctctggggggaggtgccacctacctccatacaactgttaccagtcataaattaacttgggaggtcttttcactttgctgcaaagaacaggatctactttATCAGGCACAGCCCCTGCCCCATAAAGCACTAGAACGAGAGCAACAACACAACGTTTTTCTATTGTGCTTGGTGacaatattttttctattttcatCCCATTTTTATATTTCTATTTCATATAGGAGTTGTCACTCACGTGGTCTTCGTAGAAAAGTatcaaaaacatttattgatgGTAGATCGACGTACCGATCCGGCCCAAGGGCCGACCGAAGCGTCACTACCATCCATTAATCTTTTTGATACTTTTCTACAAAGACCACTTGAGTGACAGCTTCTTTATTCTCTTCGACTGTCAGTGGGATCCACTTTGCTGCGGGACCTACTTTGCTGAGCACCGGTGACAAGTATAATGTTTCCTTGAGTGCATCATGCTACTGAATCGTATTTCATGTAGGCAGTGTCggatttcccgttaggcccggGCCTCGGGCGGCAGCATTTTCCGGCCCCCATATGCTTTCGCTGCGCACACTGGCCTATCGgacctgatgggaaggcacttacatgtgtcggccgcctccttgctgccgccctccgtcCCCTTTGGAATCCGTCAAATGACGCCCCGCGACGTCACCAACGTGGCGTCACACGccgtcaaatgacatcatgacATCGTGTTTCCATGGCCACGCGACGTCACGTGCGTGAcgtccgcagtgtcatttgacgctgggattcacaaggagcaggagggcgactCTGGCAAGTTCGTAgggacaaacaacacacagaaccccagcaagctcattttaggaacccctgagcccccacaaaatatatatgtatataagtgtcaaaaaggagagctactgagcgtggcaattgtatgcAACacgcaacagagaagcccaatgctacatccaatatgacaaaaatacacagtaaaatacttatatattctcttgaaaaagggtaatttagtttaaccgtttggccaaagcgtcgtaagcctgcaagccacgtcaaggcagacccagtttgcaggtcctaacactgccagataaaaatactaatatacctctattagaattaaaattctcactcacctctattaggagggagaaagaccaacattggatctatatccagtagaatgaaaaagacctgctgacttgggaagtggggaggggtgagcttaaccccttggaaggaggagccactaacctccaacagcagAGACCAGCTGAAAATAACTtatcaaacaacacacagaaccccagcaagctcattttaggaaccccagagcccccacaaaatatatatgtaaataagtgtcaaaaaggagagctactgagcgtggcaaatgtatacaacaagcgacagtttcacccggagactacgggttttggcttcgtatctccgggctacgaGTGGCAGCAATCCTGGGCGGGCGGGCAGGCAGGCGGGCGGTTGAGACATGGCAGGCTCCGGTATCTTCCCCCTGCAACTGTACTCAATATGGCCGAGCGGCGTTAAATGGCACCgcattgccatgccaacgggaacacAACATGACATAACCGTGTCACGTGATaaccattgccatgacaacgagacgatATGTGactcctgttgtcatggcaacgcggcacaaCCATATTGAGAAGAGTTG comes from Ascaphus truei isolate aAscTru1 chromosome 4, aAscTru1.hap1, whole genome shotgun sequence and encodes:
- the CNIH4 gene encoding protein cornichon homolog 4 — protein: MEAALFIFSLVDCCALIFLSVYFIITLSDLECDYINARSCCSKLNKWVLPELIGHTLVSVLMLVSLHWFIFLLNLPVAAWNIYRFIMVPSGNLGVFDPTEIHNRGQLKSHMKEAMIKLGFHLLCFFIYLYSMILALIND